One Numida meleagris isolate 19003 breed g44 Domestic line chromosome 6, NumMel1.0, whole genome shotgun sequence genomic region harbors:
- the SLC17A6 gene encoding vesicular glutamate transporter 2: MESVKQRILTPGKEGLKNFAGKSLGQLYRVLEKRQKPGDTIELTEDGKPMEVPEKKAPLCDCTCFGLPRRYIIAIMSGLGFCISFGIRCNLGVAIVDMVNNSTIHRGGKIIKEKAKFNWDPETVGMIHGSFFWGYIITQIPGGYISSRLAANRVFGAAILLTSSLNMLIPSAARVHYGCVIFVRILQGLVEGVTYPACHGIWSKWAPPLERSRLATTSFCGSYAGAVIAMPLAGILVQYTGWSSVFYVYGSFGIVWYMFWLLVSYESPAKHPTITDEERRYIEESIGESANLLGAMEKYKTPWRKFFTSMPVYAIIVANFCRSWTFYLLLISQPAYFEEVFGFEISKVGILSAVPHLVMTIIVPIGGQIADFLRSKQILSTTTVRKIMNCGGFGMEATLLLVVGYSHSKGVAISFLVLAVGFSGFAISGFNVNHLDIAPRYASILMGISNGVGTLSGMVCPIIVGAMTKNKTREEWQYVFLIAALVHYGGVIFYGIFASGEKQPWADPEQTSEEKCGFIHEDELAEETGDITQNYVNYGTTKSYGATTQVNGGWPNGWEKKEEFVQQEVLDSYNYKEGDYS, translated from the exons AGTCCTAGAGAAGAGGCAGAAGCCCGGGGACACCATCGAGCTGACGGAAGATGGGAAGCCCATGGAAGTGCCCGAGAAGAAAGCCCCGCTTTGCGACTGTACCTGCTTCGGGCTGCCCCGGAGGTACATCATTGCCATCATGAGTGGACTGGGATTCTGCATTTCCTTCGGGATCCGATGTAACTTGGGAGTGGCCATCGTGGACATGGTCAATAACAGCACCATACACCGAGGAGGAAAAATTATTAAAGAG AAAGCGAAGTTTAACTGGGATCCTGAGACAGTTGGCATGATCCACGGCTCATTTTTCTGGGGCTACATAATCACCCAAATCCCCGGAGGGTATATCTCGTCCCGACTGGCAGCCAACAG AGTATTCGGTGCTGCTATACTGCTGACATCCTCCCTCAACATGTTGATACCATCTGCAGCCAGGGTGCATTACGGGTGTGTCATCTTTGTCAGGATCCTGCAAGGCCTCGTAGAG GGGGTCACCTACCCTGCCTGCCACGGTATTTGGAGCAAGTGGGCCCCCCCATTAGAAAGAAGTAGATTAGCAACCACTTCCTTTTGTG GTTCCTATGCAGGAGCTGTTATTGCAATGCCTTTAGCTGGGATTCTAGTGCAATATACGGGGTGGTCTTCAGTGTTTTATGTGTATG GGAGTTTTGGTATAGTCTGGTATATGTTTTGGCTTTTGGTTTCATATGAGAGCCCTGCAAAGCATCCTACGATTACAGACGAAGAAAGGCGATACATAGAAGAAAGCATTGGAGAGAGTGCCAACCTACTAGGTGCAATGGAA aaatacaaaactcCATGGAGAAAATTTTTTACATCTATGCCAGTCTATGCAATAATTGTTGCAAACTTTTGTAGAAGCTGGACTTTCTACTTGTTGCTTATTAGTCAGCCTGCTTACTTTGAGGAAGTATTTGGATTTGAAATAAGCAAG GTGGGTATCTTATCTGCTGTGCCGCATTTAGTGATGACAATTATTGTTCCTATTGGGGGACAAATTGCAGACTTCTTAAGAAGCAAACAGATTCTTTCCACCACCACTGTGAGAAAGATAATGAACTGTGGAG GTTTTGGTATGGAAGCAACTCTTCTTCTGGTGGTGGGATATTCTCACAGTAAAGGAGTGGCTATTTCATTCCTAGTGCTTGCTGTAGGCTTTAGTGGATTCGCCATATCTG GATTCAATGTCAACCACTTAGACATTGCCCCAAGGTATGCCAGCATATTAATGGGGATTTCTAATGGAGTCGGGACCTTGTCTGGAATGGTATGCCCTATAATTGTTGGAGCAATGACAAAGAACAAG aCACGTGAAGAGTGGCAATATGTCTTCCTCATTGCTGCTTTAGTTCATTATGGAGGTGTTATATTCTATGGCATATTTGCTTCAGGAGAGAAACAACCCTGGGCAGACCCCGAGCAGACAAGTGAAGAGAAATGTGGCTTCATTCATGAAGATGAACTAGCTGAAGAGACAGGGGACATTACTCAGAATTATGTAAATTATGGTACCACCAAGTCGTATGGTGCTACAACCCAGGTCAACGGTGGCTGGCCTAATGGttgggagaaaaaagaggaatttgtACAACAGGAAGTACTAGACTCATACAACTACAAGGAAGGAGATTATTCATAA